The genomic interval CAACTCCTTTTAGAATCCTATGGGTCAGTCATCACGGCCATTTTTCTTCTTTACAGTCTAGTGTTGCAACAGGCCTAAACCTACAAATGACTGGAGCAAAATACCAGTCCCCACACAGGCCAGTAATAAAAGCCATTTTGTGGAGCATATTTGAACAGTCAAATCATGCAACGTGGCTAGATATGTTTAGTATTGTGCCAATAAAGACAAGacacaaacctataaagagcatattttattaaattatactGCACTTCCAGTTACTTTTTGGCCATAGTCCTTAACATTGATGGGGCCGACAGATGCCTTTTCCCATCGTAGATCTGAGAAGAAACAAAGGGTTCGTGAGAACTAAAGCCATGAAAGCGACAAGAAAAAGTTAGAGTTAGTCCATACCCGTAAGCAGCCGATCACTTCCACTTCTGACGCTACAAGTGGAGTCACAGCAGCCGCACACCTGGTCAGAGTCATCTGCGGACACCCAACTGACAAGAAACACCCTCAGGTAAGTTGATGGCAACCAGTTTACCTGTACACCCATCTAGCAGGCAACATACCCATTAGCAGAGAATGAAcaagctttttgctcaaaacttGGGGTTGCTGCAGCCGCCTTCAAAACACATGTGATGTAGACCTGCAAAGACAGTTATTAGTACACCATGGTAGCAGATCATACAAAGAGTTGCACAACTAACACATACCAGTCCACTGTCTGCTTGCTGGAACCTGAACGCCTCTAATTGAAACCGCAGCTTATCACCTTGAGTCCGAGGCATAAAGGGAGATGTGGAGCCTGTGAGCTTGGCATCAACCAGGCACCTGTAAACCAAACCCAGTTAGAAGACCTGCAACCTTACTGGAAGCCAGTATACGCGAGGTAGCGCCTCTTACCCATTATTCTCAATAAAGGAGTATCTGGGGACAGAAGCAACATCAGGGACAGCAGTAGCCACGCAGCTGTCCACAAACACACGGACGGGAACATGGCTGTACAAACGCACTGATGCTTCAAGATTTATCACGTCACCCAGGAAGTACTGGTTAGAAGGTCGCTCAAACAGCCAGTCATCTGCAAAGAAAGGGTCTTAGCACAGGTTCACAAGCATGTTACAAATGTGTTTGGGATACACCAACCAGTCATGAGCCTGAGGGAGAAGACAAAGATGTCCTCCGCAACCTTAGTTGAGGCATATGGGATCCAAGTGGGCAATAAGGCGTCGCTGCTCACATTATGTGCTCTGTAGGAGTTAAACAAGCAGTCATTTAGTGTCCATAAATGTGGGATCAGCAGATCCAGCGGGTCTCAAATCATTTAATCCTCACCTTGGATAATGACACTCGATACCAACCACTGCACTACGGCTCCTGACAATAGGAACACCATTAACTGCTTGTGGGGTGTAGATAATGTTGAACGAATAGACAAGCTCATCCCCAGTCACCTAAAAAGAAAGGTTAATGGAATCAATCACGGATATTTTCTGTGAGTAACACCAAAATAAAATCTTACCATTGATGTGCTGCTACATCCATGCAGTTCAGACTCAAAGATGAGCACTTGAGCAGAAGGATCCTCTCCAGTTGCAGTGCAGCCTCCCAGTGTAAAAGCAGAGGACGACAGTGGGTGTCCAGTCCCAAAGAAGTCCTTCATCACTTCCACATATACTGAATTCTCTCCACACTGAGCAGCTACACTGTTGGCGGGGACAGGACGCGGCAACTCAAAAGGAACGGCGGGTGGCTGCGGTTCCTCTGGTAGACTTGGAAAGCTCCACGTCAGTTTTGCTACTGGACCCTGCAACAGCTCTTTTGATTGAACGCCCATGAAATCTTGAGATTGCTTTCCGATGTCAGTCCTGACTGGTGTCTGGAGAGGAAACTGAGCGGGGAATGTTTGTGGCGCAAACACAGGTTTATTGGAAACCACAGACATCCTGGAATCAGCCTGTTGAGATGCTTGAGCTAATGCCCTAGGCCTAAGCTCACTTGGACTGCGATTATGGGCTGCTCTTGCTCGCCATTGTGCATCAGAAAATCCAAGAGCAAGAATAACCACCAATCCAACTCCAACCTGCCAAAACCCCATTATTGCCAAGCTTGTTTCAACAACACTTTAGGGTGCTACCATCCAAATTTATACAGATGTAAATCAGCATGGCTCCTCCTTTCTCATGCCGAGCGTAATTTTTCTCTGCACCTGCCAATTTACTCAATCAATATGTCACAGGTGAAAATCATTAATTCTTTATTAttcagggcccgtatttatcaaacacctaagaattactcacaagaacactgctaagaatttacttaagagtaaaaaaaatcttggctcaaagctgcgcttgaaagttagttatcaagcatcccaatcgtactttaagtaaagtgtaggactaaatcttaagtgctagtcttagaGATGATTTACGATACTTTGCTTTGCCACATACAggattttggatgatgtcata from Pseudorasbora parva isolate DD20220531a chromosome 3, ASM2467924v1, whole genome shotgun sequence carries:
- the LOC137072125 gene encoding zona pellucida sperm-binding protein 3-like, translated to MGFWQVGVGLVVILALGFSDAQWRARAAHNRSPSELRPRALAQASQQADSRMSVVSNKPVFAPQTFPAQFPLQTPVRTDIGKQSQDFMGVQSKELLQGPVAKLTWSFPSLPEEPQPPAVPFELPRPVPANSVAAQCGENSVYVEVMKDFFGTGHPLSSSAFTLGGCTATGEDPSAQVLIFESELHGCSSTSMVTGDELVYSFNIIYTPQAVNGVPIVRSRSAVVGIECHYPRAHNVSSDALLPTWIPYASTKVAEDIFVFSLRLMTDDWLFERPSNQYFLGDVINLEASVRLYSHVPVRVFVDSCVATAVPDVASVPRYSFIENNGCLVDAKLTGSTSPFMPRTQGDKLRFQLEAFRFQQADSGLVYITCVLKAAAATPSFEQKACSFSANGWVSADDSDQVCGCCDSTCSVRSGSDRLLTDLRWEKASVGPINVKDYGQKVTGSAV